A window of the Lactuca sativa cultivar Salinas chromosome 7, Lsat_Salinas_v11, whole genome shotgun sequence genome harbors these coding sequences:
- the LOC111882233 gene encoding putative UPF0481 protein At3g02645 has translation MVPFISALPSSSTSSIEDPPQWVNRISKTFQNNLLVDTDLPVCIFQVPENFTAEKPESYIPQTIGLGPIHHFQTQLYSKREQLKLETAKTMLKPYRITSDFTEIVIESLKQLIPEVRCCYGLYFDVDDDTLAWVFALDGLFLLDMLSKVSEGDSLDSFEDLVMIENQIPLVLLIEARTALEEHLSGDCNHSFLTNLLIRICESRSPLKFSRRISRLDLDINTRVHLLDCMYHLIVNHNVSAKNQFIRNNFLDDIDLEDVENAVQMAGDLCPGANAVLQPLLLIMKLPWDKIISLIKKMMGETPAVLEIDIPSASELSSIGKVEFCMTPGGIRDVEFDDETLTFYLPILSLKPDSETMLRNLVVYEGLMFKNGNFTNLDLTEYVDLMCGIIDGVKDVRILREKHIIEGELDDEEIVKLFNGITKSSFKNEEASELQKTVARVNKHFGNVPRVKAYHFVKKYFLAWWKIIVIIFTLLNLMLLVVKGACQVYECNNRLGFGIGRLLFGADVEKNRLFDY, from the coding sequence ATGGTACCCTTCATTTCGGCACTTCCTTCATCCAGTACTTCTTCCATTGAAGATCCACCACAATGGGTTAATCGAATCAGCAAAACCTTCCAAAACAATCTTCTTGTAGACACCGATCTTCCTGTCTGCATCTTCCAAGTACCTGAAAACTTCACTGCCGAAAAGCCCGAGTCATACATTCCTCAAACCATCGGGCTGGGACCTATCCACCATTTCCAGACCCAGCTTTATAGCAAGCGAGAACAGCTCAAACTTGAGACAGCAAAAACGATGCTAAAACCCTACAGAATCACATCTGATTTCACGGAAATTGTGATCGAGAGTCTCAAACAACTCATCCCAGAGGTCCGTTGCTGCTATGGTTTATATTTTGATGTCGATGATGATACATTAGCTTGGGTTTTCGCGTTGGATGGTCTCTTTTTGCTCGATATGTTATCAAAAGTATCCGAAGGAGATTCTTTGGATTCGTTTGAAGATTTAGTGATGATCGAAAACCAAATCCCACTTGTTTTGTTAATCGAAGCTCGAACTGCTCTTGAAGAACACTTATCTGGTGACTGTAACCATTCTTTTCTAACGAATTTGTTGATTAGAATTTGTGAAAGTCGATCACCTCTTAAGTTCAGCAGGCGGATATCTCGACTTGATCTTGATATAAACACCCGCGTTCATTTACTTGATTGCATGTACCATTTGATCGTAAACCATAACGTATCAGCAAAAAACCAGTTTATTCGAAATAACTTCTTGGATGATATAGATCTTGAAGATGTCGAAAACGCAGTACAAATGGCAGGAGATTTATGTCCAGGAGCAAATGCTGTCTTGCAGCCTCTTTTGCTCATCATGAAGTTACCATGGGACAAGATTATTAGTTTAATCAAGAAAATGATGGGGGAAACCCCTGCAGTACTTGAAATTGACATCCCTTCAGCTTCGGAGCTTTCAAGCATCGGaaaagttgaattttgcatgaCTCCAGGAGGCATTCGTGATGTTGAATTTGACGATGAAACACTTACGTTTTACCTCCCGATACTTTCTCTAAAACCTGATTCAGAAACTATGCTACGAAATTTGGTGGTCTACGAAGGGTTAATGTTCAAAAATGGCAACTTTACTAACCTTGATTTAACAGAATATGTGGATTTAATGTGTGGGATTATTGATGGTGTTAAGGATGTGAGGATCCTTAGAGAAAAACATATAATCGAAGGTGAATTGGATGATGAGGAAATTGTGAAACTTTTTAATGGGATTACTAAATCGAGCTTCAAAAATGAAGAGGCTTCGGAGTTGCAAAAGACAGTTGCTAGAGTAAATAAGCATTTTGGTAACGTGCCGAGGGTTAAAGCGTATCATTTTGTCAAGAAATATTTTCTTGCATGGTGGAAAATTATTGTTATCATATTTACTCTTTTAAATCTAATGTTGTTGGTTGTTAAGGGAGCGTGTCAAGTTTATGAGTGTAATAATCGTTTAGGGTTTGGGATTGGTAGGTTGCTCTTTGGTGCCGACGTGGAAAAGAACCGGTTGTTCGATTATTAG